The Macaca mulatta isolate MMU2019108-1 chromosome X, T2T-MMU8v2.0, whole genome shotgun sequence DNA window TTATAGCTGCTGCACTAGCAGAAAGTAACCCTGGATTTGCTAGAgggcgaggctgaggcagagactgAGGAAGGGGGCAAACAAGACTGGGAGATGAAAGCCGGTTCCAGTTGGACAGGAACCAATGTGCAAGGTGCAGGCAAATGGGCCATTGGAAAATGAGTGCCCTGAAAAGGAAGAGGATGGAGATGACGGTCAATGGCCTAACACCCGAGTGCGGCATTCGGTTGCTAGTTGTGGTGCTTCAAAGGCAGATCCTGATCTGATCGGCCTAGCAGGGGCCGAGAATTTTGAGGACTGAGACAGACCAGGCTCCATCATTTTAGGCCCCCGGGGAGCCTATGGTCTCTATGGAAGTAGGGGGCCAATTAGTGGATTTTTTTGGTCGATACTGCTGCTGATTTCTCTGTGGTAACTCACCCAATTAGCCCCCCACAAAGAACTGTGCTACTATCGTAGGTGCTACTGGGGCCAAAGAAAAGAGACCTTTCGAAATCCAGGAGATGCGTTATTGGGGGACAAGAAGTGCAGCATGTGTTTCCATATATGCCAAATTGTCCAGTGCCCTTGATGGGGAGAGACTTACTCCAGAAACTGCAGGCACAAATTTCCTTTACACCTAAAAGGAGTATGACCTTGGAGATAGGGAAGCCAAAGGCAATGGCATTGCCTTTGTCCCAAGAACTGAGGAATGGCGGCTCTATGCACTGTATACCAGGCGGCTGCCAGAGCCGGACCTACACAATATGTGGGGAATGCTTTTCAAGGTATCAGGTGTATAGGCTAAGGACAACACCCCTGGACTTGCTGCAAACAGATCCCCAGTGGTAGTAGAGCTTAACCCTCATGCTGCCTTGGTACGAGTCCGTCAGTACCCACTACCCAGAGAAGCAATTGAAGGCATAACAAAACATCTCAATCGGCTCTATGAACATGGGGTTATAGTGAAATGCAAGTCCTCCTGGACTACTCCTCTGCTGCCTGTGCGCAAACCAAATGGTGAATAAAGGCCAGTGCAGAAACTCCGGGCGGTAAACAAGGCCACTGTCACTATGCATGCCATAGTACCCAACCCATACACAAGGTTGCGACAGATTCCTGCTGAGGCCACGTGGTTCACGTGTCTGGACTTAAAGGGTGCTTTCTTTTGCTTGAGGCTTGCTCCCTAAAGTCAGCCTACATTTGCCTTCCAGTGGGGGCAATCGCAGTATACCTGGACAAGGCTGCCTCAGGGGGTTAATAATTCTCCCACTATCTTCAAGGAGGCTTTGGCTACCCATCTTGAGGCTTTTGCGCCACCTAGTGACAACTGTGGGCTATTACAACACATTGATGATTTGCTATTTTCTGCCCCCATGAGGGAGGAATCACTTCACGGAACAGAGAGGCTTCTTCACCTGCTGTGTGAAGCTGGTTATAAAGTGTCCAACGACAAGGCAAAAGTCTGTTTTCAGGAGGTTGGATGTCTAGGATTCATGATATCCCAAGGCCAGCACAGGCTTGGAAGTGCACGCAAGGAGGCTGTGTGTGCACTGACCACCCCAGTTACAAGGCAGCAGGTCAGGGAATTTCTAGGCATGGCGGGATTCTGCCAAATCTGGGTTCCAGATTTATAGCAAGGCCCTTGTATGAGGctataaaaggaaaggaaagagagctCCTCCTATGGGAAAAGGAACAGGAAAAGGCCTTCAAGGATATAAAGGGAGCTCTCATCCAGGCCCTGGCACTAGGGTTGCCAGATGTAAAAAAGCCCTTCTTTCTGTATGTGGATGAATGAAACGGAATGGCAGTCAGAGTCTTAACTCAGTTGTTGGGCTCTTGGCATCAGCTGGTAGCATACTTATCCAAAAGACTGGACTTGGTGGCTTTAGGTTGGCCCAGCTGCCTCAGGGCATTGGCAGCTACTGCAATCCTTATAGAAGATGCCAACGAGCTAGGCTTAGGTCAGAAGTTAATAGTTCGGGTGACACACGCTGTAGTCACCTTAATGGAGCAAAGAGGACATGGTTGGCTGTCCAACTCTAGAATGCTTAAGTATCAAGGGCTTCTATGTGAAAATCCCCAGATAACACTAGAGAATATAAATACCTTGAACCCAGCTACCCTGCTGCCTCTGGAGGAGCCTGATTGGAAGGATGGTGGGTTGCATCACTGCTGGCAGGACTTTTCCCACTGTTGCATAAAGATTGTGGATGAAGTGTTCTTGAGCCAGGAAGACCTCAGAGATACTCCCTTGGAGAGCCCAGATGTTAAATacttcactgatggcagcagttTCATAACACATGGGGTGCAATATGCAGGGTATGCAGTAGTGACCCAACACTCGGTGGTCGAGGCTCAAGCCTTACCTTCTTGGACctccactcagaaggctgaattAATAGCATTAACCAGAGCACTGTTATTGGCCAAGGGGAAGAAAGTAAACATATagactgactctaaatatgcttTTGCAACTCTGCATACCCATGGAGCGATATACAAAGAGAGAGGACTTTTGACTAccgaaggaaaagaaataaaaaacagagaggAAATTTTGCAATTATTAGAAGCCATATGGGCTTCAGAGAAGGTGGCTGTCATTCATTGCAAAGAACACCAAATTGGGAAAAGCTATGAGGCACAGGGCAACAGAAAGGCAGACCGAGAGGCTCGGCGGGCAGCAATGAGCAAGGCTTTACCTGAAGAAAGAACTCTAACAATGCCTCTCCTTATAGAGCCCCCTTTGCTGGAGGTACCCCATTAACTCTTCAAGTGAAAAAGCTTGGTTTGTTCTGGAAACAGGGAAGTACATTAAAGGTGGATGGTGACTGTTCTCTGACAGGAGGTTAGCCGTCCCAGAGACAATAGCCCCAAGATTTGTGAAGCAGATCCATCAAGGAACACACATGGGAAAGACGGCCCTAGAGACTTTGATAGCTCAACACTTCTATGTGCCACGGCTCTCTGCCATCACCCGTGCTGTTTGCGAACAGTGTCTATCCTGTGCCTGGAATAAGCCAAAACAAGGACCTACTCGACCCCCAGGAATTCAGGAAATGGGAGCTGTGCCTTTTGAGAACCTGCTTCTAGACTTTACCGATTTGCCTTGAGCAGGAGGTTACTGGTATATGCTAGTGTTTCTTTGCACCTTCTTGGGGTGGGTTGAGGCCTTGCCCACCAGGACTGAAAAGGCACGAGAGGCGACAAAGGTGCTACTAAAAGGCATCATACCAAGGTTTGAATTGCCTTTAACCCTAGGATCAGACAATGGTCCTGTATTTGTGGCAGAAGTAGCACAACAGCTCACTCAGCTTTTAAAGATCAGATGAAAACTGCACACAGCCTACCAACCAGAGAGTTCAGGGAAGGTGGAACGGATGAACCAGACACTCAAACAGCTACTAAAAAACTTTTGCCAGGAAACTCACTTACAATGGGATAAGGTCTTGCCCATGGTCCTCCTCCAGGTCAGGTGTATACCTACAAAACAAATTGGGTATTAGCcctatgaaatatttttcagaaggCCACCCCCAATAATTAATCAAATTAGAGGGGATTTAAAGGAGTTAGGAGAGCTAACCCTTAGAAGACAGATGCATGCGTAAGGGGTAATAATGCAGGAGGTGCAAGGCTGGGCAAGGGAAAGGATACCTGTAAGTCTAACAGACCCAGTGCATCCACATAAACTGGGGGATTCTGTCTGGGTTAAAAGGTGGTATccaggctggacgtggtggctcacgcctgtaatcccagcattctgggaggccgaggcgggtggatcatgaggtcaggagatcgagaccatcctggctaacatggtgaaaccccttctctactaaaaatacgaaaacaaaaaattagccaggcatggtggtgggtacctatagtcccagctacttgggaggctgaggtaggagaatggcgtgaacctgggaggcagagcttgcagtgagctgagattgcgccactgcactccagcagaggcgacagagcgagactccgtctcaaaaaaaaaaaaaaaaaaaaaaaaaaaggtagaatccAACAACCCTGGGGCCCTTACGGGATGGGCCCCATGTTGTGATCATGTctactcccactgctgttaaagttgcaggtgtcaAACCTTGGattcaccatagccagctaaaACCAGCGGCAGCAGTGACTCCCGAAGACGACCAGTGGACTAGCCAACAAGACCCAGATCGCCCCACCCGAACAGTCCTATGGTAACACCCAACTACCGGTAAGAAGGACAATTGCCCTGCTCTGACCACACCGGAGGCTGGTCAGTCTACACATGGCTGAAGCTTGAGGATCCTGCAAGCTCTGCTCTAGTCACATCCCAgaagctgactagtctatgcacagCTGAAGCTAAGAGGACCATCTCCGGATAAGTAAATGTGGATACAATTTATAAGCCTAGCTATAATTCTGTCAATACTGATTGTTCTATTATGTTATTACTGCAAATGCTGCAAATGTCTATGCCCAGAGGAAGGTTTGCCATGCCCATGTGTAGTATAAGCATGTTTCTATTACATACGCTAATGTTCTTACCATTTTTGCCTATACTGAAAAAGGAGAAATCTCTAGAAAGATGCCCACACTGTGTATACCCTACCTGGGTAAGAAATACCATAGTTAAAACTCTACTGTACCAAACCTACTATGAATGTACAGGAACCAAGTTAGGAACCTGCGCATACAACCAGACCACCTATTCAGTCTGTGACCCAGGAAATAATCAGCTATATGTATGTTATTACCCAAAACTCTTACTTTATGAATTCTGATTTGAGGTACATATTAAatcagagggagaaaaagaaggagagcTTATAGCTTGAACAAAAGCAGCCCCTCCCTCCTATAAAAGGCACATTTCCTTGTACTTTGATGCCTGCCATGCCACATATGttcataatctttaaaaaaaaaaaaaaaaaaaaagcagtctgcAATGGTTTAACACAAGAGAGGCTTAACAACAACAGTCCTAAACATCTGTATGGAGAACCACAAATCGGATGCCCGGACTGTAACATTCAGTGGTCTATGCTAACACAGCTCCAACACTTATATTCAGGAAGGACTGCTCTGCTAAATAGTATGTCAACCAAACCAAATTGTAAGACAAGGACATGCAATCCTTTAAATTTTACTATCTTAAAGCCAGAGCTACCTTTTTGGCCTACAGGACAGACAGCACTATTATGAGTTGATAGACAAGAAGCAGGCCTTGGAGTTCCACTACTGATTGTCAAAAAGACTAGAAGGACTCAAAAGTGTCCAATCCTGCAATTCTGGGTCCATAAGTCATTCTATAAGCATTTTGAACAGCCAGTGCCTGAGCTTCCCCATCACCCAAAAACTTATTTGCTCAACTAGCTGAAAACATAACTGGCAGCTTAGGAATTTCCTCATGCTGTGGATGTGGAGGAACTAATATGGGGGACCAGTGGCCATGGGAGGCAAAGGAATTAATGCCAAAAGATCACTTCACTTCACCTAACCCTGCCAGTGAACCAACAGCCTCAGTCAGTGTTTGGTTGGTAAAAACCCCCATAATTAAAAAGTACTGTATCACCCGATGGGGAAAGGCTTTCACAGAGGCAGTAGGAGAAACAACCTGCCTAGGGCAACAGCATTATGATGAGactaaaaacaaaactctatGGAGAAACGCCCAGAATGACTCCTACTTACCAGGTCCAAACCCTTTCTCTCGATTCTCTACTCTAAGCCACACTTGGTATCAGGTAGAGGCTCCAAATGCTTGGAAGGTACCCTCTGTCCTATAATGGATCTGTGGAGCATGGGCATATCAGCAACTGCCAGCTAAATGGACAGGGGCATGTATGTTAGGAACAATCAAGCCATCCTTTCTAATTCCTCTAAAGCAAAGGGAACTCTTAGGATATCCAgtttatgatgaaaataaaagaactagaaGAAGCATAAtcacaaaaatagacacaaatgTCAAAAAGATGTGGACATAGGAGACTAAAAAGATAATTGTCTCCTGAAAGAATCATTAAATATTATAAGCCAGCTACCTGGGCGCAAGACGGGTCATGGGGATATTGCACTCCAATCTGTATGCTCAACTGCATCATAAAGTTGTAGGTAGTCCTTGAAATTATAACCAATGAAACATCAAGGGCACTAGGTTTATTGGCAATACAAGCAACACAAATAAGAAATGCTGTATATCAAAATAGATTAGCTTTAGATTACCTCTTAGCCTCAGAAGGAGGAGTAGGTAGAAAATTTAATTTAACCAACTGTTGCCTAGAAATTGTTGATAATGGCCAAGCTATTATGGAAATCACAGCTAGAATGTGCGAGCTGGCCCATGTTCTAGTTCAGACTTGGTCCGGGTGGTCCCCGGATTCCTTGTTTGGAAAATGGTTCTCAACCTTTGGAAGATTCAAAACCCTCATTGGTAGGTTCTTGCTTATTCTTGGcatctgcctcatcctcccttgCCTTTTACCTCTGTTTATTAGGCGTATTCAGTCAACTATAGAGGCAGTAGTAACCCGACACACTACCATGCAGTTGATGGCATTAATCAAATATCAGCCGCTGCCAGTAGAAGAAGCTCAGCTCTGTGAAGAGGTGGCAAAAGTGGTGCTTTTTATTAACACCTTTGTTATAAAAAGCACCAAAGGGGGGAAtggaacaggaattaaaagaaattaaaggatgTGTAAGCAGAAACTCGGTTGTATGTAAGAAAACCCAATTCCccctgagaaaaagaaagagctggagtcctttaaaaattaactgcctgtttttctgtggccagtgagccttatctctcctcctttcccaggcattgtaaagaccctgtttcccgagctgtgcagctgcaaggtcactAGACAGATAAACTCAAGTTGTAAAACCtgtttttccttgaaaattaagaaatgatGTAATGCATGTCTCAATTAATTGAATAACTGTCTCTGTTTCTCACTTCTGTAATATGCTTCCCCCTGCCCCACGATATGCTTAAAAAGTAACTTAACTCTTTGTTCAGGGCTCAGTCGTTTGGATGTTAATCTGACTGGGCTGGTGcacctaaataataaatatcctccTGAACCCCATCAATCTCTCTGATTCCTTATCAATCCCGCTACACTTTGAGAACCTACAGCACAATGGTCAGGCATTGATCAGACATTGTGGCAATCCTCATATTTCCTGGCACAGGGCCCTGTAAACACAGCAGCCAACAAAGGTTACTGAGTGAAGTAAATATAGGTACAAAAAGACTTATAGAACcattattttcacaataaaaCATCCTGCCCCTGTTGCCCACTGCCAGAGAATAACCatcatctttcttctttcaagGACCCTTGTGAATAAACACAAACAAACTGGCAGAAGCAGGAAATATGAGGCAGCATGTTTAATCATCTCCATCTATTCAAAAACCCCATGAGATAGTTATCattgtcattcccattttacagattagaaaactaacacaaacGGAGAGTGATCAAGTGAGATTAGCCAGCTACCAACAGGTAAGCAAAGCAAAATTTCAGATTCCAGCAGTTTAGCTCCAGGAGGAGCCAGCCTGAGGAGGAGACATCTTAGTTAAAATCAGAAAGAGGCTGTCAGATTGTCATCCCTTCCCATCTCTTCGAAAGTGAATTGGTCAAATATTTTCTAGCTGTTTTCTTACCCATCCTCTGGGAACATGAGGTATAATGGGTGCACTCATCCATTATGATCAGTCGTTGAGGTGACTGGAACCCACAGTACATGTAGGGGCCCACAAAACAGTtaaatttcttatataaaatgagGTTGATGAAAAGGGTCGTTGTGCAAGCAAAAATAGAATGAGTCACCCAAATGATGGAGGATAGGTCCTATAGTTGAAACCTACTCTCTATATTCAGGACATTAACAAGTCCTGCAGTATCTACAAAATACTTATTAAAGGAAGAATCTTAGAGCACTCAATCTGTCCTGGCTGTGTTTATttgacaataaataaaatgtatttattcttaaGAGCTCAGAAAGGTATCTGTAGAAAAGGGCAGGAGTAGAGGAAAAGAGGGCTATGCAGCAGCAGGAAAGAACGGAAATCACTGCAGGTCCACAGCACCAGTTCAGCGCAGAAGGTTAAGTGCGCATTTGTAATGGGTCTGTAGCCGGAGACATAGCAGAAGCTGCACTATCCACAGTCACAACCAGAGGCAAAGGAAGGATGCCCTGCAATTTTAGAAATCTTGGCTGCagctgggaacggtggctcacgcctgtaatcccagcactttgggaggccgaggtgggtggattacttggggccagaagttccagaccagcccggccaacatggtgaaaccctgtctctactaaaaatacaataattacccaggtgtgctggtgcatgcctgtagttccaggtactcaggaggctgaggcactccTGAGTACCTGCACAACACATGCAAGCATCCACTCCATCCTACTCCCTGCCCCCCgccctcctcccccttcccccttctcctcctcttctcctcccccctcctcccctgctTCTCCTCCCCCGcttctcctcccccctcctcccccgcttctcctcccccctcctcccccgcttctcctcccccctcctcccccgcTTCTCCTCCCCTCTGCCCTACTCCCCCCTACCTTACTCCCTCCCCTCGCCCTACTGCCCCACCCCAACACGTGCTCTTATGCACCCAGGGCAAGGCCAAGCCCCTAAGGCATGCGCACCTCATTAGGCCCAACCCACAGCAAATAGCGGGAAGAGGAAAGGCAAGAAAGGAGGTCTCTAAGTGGATACACTGTTACTGAATCTAGGcgcccagaagatggaggttgtagtgagcccagatcgtgccactgcatttcagagACAGATcgagactgtcttaaaaacaaaaacaaaaacaaaaaacaaagaaaagcaatctCAGATGCTCTAAGCATTGTGTGTGTTTCTACCCTTGCACTTTGATGTGGATTCATTACTAAAAATTAATAGTGAACTTTCTCAAGGAGGGTGCTCCATTTTTACATAGTGCATTTGCGCAGCCCACAAGCTTTGCAAATCCAGGCCCAAGCTCCTGTTCCTGGAGACCTAGGAATCATGGAGCTAGTGTGAAATCTCTTATCGCCATAAAATGGGCTTGCACAATTCCGCACAGCAGCTTCCCCAAGTTCCACACTAATGCATGCCAGTCTACAGCACAACGCATGCAAGCACCCGCCCACGCCCTACTCCCCCGCCCACGCCCTACTCCCCCCTCCCCCGCACCCTACTCCCCTCCTtactcctcccccatcccctccccctacccccgcCGCCAACACGTGCTCTCCCCCACCCAGGGCAAGGCCAAGCCCCTGACGCATGCGCACCTCAGCAGGCCCAACCCAGAGCAAAGAGCGGGAAGCAGAAAGGCAAGAGAGGAGGTCTCTAAGTGGATACACTGTTGCTGAGTCTAGACGCCAGAAGAACCTTCCAGGCTGCGACTCACAGTTCTAGCACTGCCTAGGAGATCGTGGTGGCCCCAGCTTAGAATCTGCAGAAGCACACAGCTCCATCCATACCACTCAGGGTATGGAGCCTCTGGACCAGTCTAGCCAGGATATCACCAGCTTGCTCAGCCTTGGAGTCGACTACGAGAAGGAACTACAGGGTCAGTACCTGAATAGGACTCATGCTTTTGCGAACTCAGGAAACCGAGGTTCCCTGGGAGAGGCGAGTCGACTGGATGATGTCCCCGCACTACCACTGCTCTGAGTGCAGCCCCTCACCGCCTCCTTCCAACACCCTCAGGACCAAGGCCTTGATCTTTCTCTTGGGGTTTCTGCTTTTCCAGATATGAATGCTGCGGTGCTGTCGCCTACTGAAGAGttcaaagaggaggaagaggatgcaCAGTCTGAGCCTGAGCAAggcacagcagcagcaggagaagAGTCAAAGTTGGCAGGAGCCCAAGGTGGAGAAGAAAAAGATGGCGGCGGCGGCGCAGGAGCTCCTGGCCTCCTATGGAAAGAAAACCGCGAGGGCAGCAGCGGCAGCGATGGCGACGATGAGGACAGCGACCAGAGCGAGAAGGAACCCAGACAGCAGGATTCGCCCCCACCGGGCGCTGTCGGGGGGCTGGAGCCTGGCAACGCGCAGGAGCCCAGCGTCCACGCCTTCACCCCCTTGCAGCTGCAGGAGCTGGAGCGCATTTTCCAACGCAAGAAGTACCCCAGCGAGTTCCTGCGGTAAGCCCATTGCTGGTTGGCGCGCGGTTTGCAGGGAGCATGTGCTGCTCCAGGGTGGCGTTTGGCTTTCCcccagccctctcctgccctctcccctcCTGAACCAAAACCCACCTGGGGCCTGGTGTCGCTGCCGTCCCCTCCCCGCAGACCCCTGGCACCTGGTGGGTTCTGTAGTGGGGCTGTGCCTATTAGGCATCATGTATAATTTAAATGAACCAAGTTGGGCAACTTTGGGCTGAGGTCGGTTATGATAAGTAACTCCTATCGCAGCCGAGGCAGAAATAAAGGTTTGGTACAGCAAGTGCAGGGTCGCATCTTGACCTTATTTAAAATTCTGAGAAGTCTGTCGTTCGGCTGGGTTTCCTTTGGTGTTAATTGTTCTAAGTTTCAAATAGTAAGAACATATTTATCTTGATTGacgatttttttttgttatggggggttattttttatttgtttgagaaacAGTCTCGCTgggacacccaggctggagtgcaatggtgcgatctcggctcactgcaacctctgcctcccaggttcaagagattctcctgcctcagcctccaaagtagctgagactacaggcgccagccaccactcccggctaatttttgtatttttagtagagatggggtttcaccatattggccaggctggtctcgaactcctgagctcaagtgatcctcctgccttggcctctcaaagtgctggcattacaggcgtgagccaccgccttgattttttttttttttttggcatctcCTTTATTTGTGACCTGAGAGAAAAGTTCCTAACGTGAGGCTCAGCTGGATGTTACAGAACAGCCTACTGCGTGTGGGGAGTTggtagaataaaaaattaaacacaagaaTGAAACGACACCCACAACTCCAAATGCTAAACACGTGTGGTTTCTTCCCATAGGAGGAGGCTGGCAAGAAGCATGAATGTGACTGAACTCGCAGTGCAGGTCAGTAAACCGAAAAAGCAGTCGGGCAGGGGAGCCATTCTAAAACCTGCTTCAGGGCTTCGACACAACTTTGACCCAGACATTGTCATCTtggtgtttttgtgttttttttcatgTATAGGCAATGAGGTCTGAATTTTGGGATCTTTGTGGCTGGAAAATGCAGCAAGGAAAGCTCAGCTTGTGGAAATTTCCCGTTACCAGAGGGAACATGACTATCCACGGGAAAAAAAATTAGTACTGAACGGTTTCCTTTATTCcttgtgtataaaatatattatgcacttgaataaattataaatatataaatatatgtattccaaattacaaatatatatatatataaaatatatgagtgTAAATTAAATATAGCATAATATATAAGATTAAACTCCTAGCACTGGTATCCTTTAGGTAGCACTTCCATGTGGAGGCATCCTGGGGTTTTCTGACCTGGGGATTATTCAAATTAATGCTCCAAAGAGCTCCATTaaactaaattatttaatatatttgaaacCAAGCATAAACTCTTTGGTTAAGAATTTATAAATGTTTAGGCATTGGGGTAAAGGAATAATTCACAACCAGAATGTATGTTTCCTGAAGCTGAGACTGATGGGGAGGTGATAGCATAAAGTTCAAGTGCCTGGTCCTCCTACTATTGTTTTTAAGTATTTGGTAAAGCCTTGTAGAGAGTGGCAgctctaaattttaattttctggaatACTTTGATTTGGCAGCCTGAAAACATTGCTGACCTAGTTAGTTTTGCATTATGGTACAGATAGCAAAAAGGTTTGCAACCTTTGCAAGTTTATctacaaatcaaaacaaatttCAAGATCAATTTTGCATAAATTTCCACCAACCTAAGAAAGATAGAAGTGTTAGGCAAGAATTGTATACAGTAACACTCATGGcttggggaaactgcccccattcAACTTTTGAAACTACCAAATGCATCAGTGAATATTTTCTTGAGCAACTTCTAGCATTTaagagattttttgttttttccagtttgTTGTACTAATAGGAAGAGATGTGTTTTGTGTTATATGTTGATAGTGGGGGATGGCTCTCAGGTCAGGCTAGACTCTTACCTGTGGCAATTTGAAATACCTTTTTATTTGCTCAGGCAGTGATAATAAATTTGTAGGTCAATGGATCCAAAGGAGTATttgcaaaaatggaaaagaagaaagaaaaagcggGATGACCCTAATAGCCTTTCTGCAGAGCTCATGTTTGTG harbors:
- the RHOXF2 gene encoding rhox homeobox family member 2 isoform X2, which codes for MEPLDQSSQDITSLLSLGVDYEKELQDMNAAVLSPTEEFKEEEEDAQSEPEQGTAAAGEESKLAGAQGGEEKDGGGGAGAPGLLWKENREGSSGSDGDDEDSDQSEKEPRQQDSPPPGAVGGLEPGNAQEPSVHAFTPLQLQELERIFQRKKYPSEFLRRRLARSMNVTELAVQIWFENRRAKWRRHQRALMARNMPPLMVVGQPVMVTAVEAIMAPLSISRMRDGYFWGYSHPSTLCFSMSPFPPPSLPLPTVFLPPMPPSDEAQFGRFPFVIGHSFTFPNV
- the RHOXF2 gene encoding rhox homeobox family member 2 isoform X1, which codes for MEPLDQSSQDITSLLSLGVDYEKELQDMNAAVLSPTEEFKEEEEDAQSEPEQGTAAAGEESKLAGAQGGEEKDGGGGAGAPGLLWKENREGSSGSDGDDEDSDQSEKEPRQQDSPPPGAVGGLEPGNAQEPSVHAFTPLQLQELERIFQRKKYPSEFLRRRLARSMNVTELAVQIWFENRRAKWRRHQRALMARNMPPLMVVGQPVMIWFENRRAKWRRHQRALMARNMPPLMVVGQPVMVTAVEAIMAPLSISRMRDGYFWGYSHPSTLCFSMSPFPPPSLPLPTVLFPPMPPPGRAQFGRFPFVIGHSFTFPNV